The following are encoded together in the Dyella terrae genome:
- a CDS encoding Glu/Leu/Phe/Val dehydrogenase dimerization domain-containing protein, translating to MIFETIAKTGHEEVVFCHNQDAGLKAIIAIHNTVLGPSLGGLRMWPYKSEQDAVNDVLRLSRGMTYKNAVAGLNLGGGKAVIIGDPSKDKSEALFRAFGRFVNSLNGRYITAEDVGIDVNDMEYVFRETEYVTGVHQVHGGSGDPSPFTAFGTLQGLMAALQVKHGNEDVGKYSYAVQGCGHVGSEFIKLLREQGAKVFVTDINKDAVQRCVDELGCEAVGLDEIYDVDADVYSPCALGGTLNEQTIDRIKAKIICGAANNQLATDAIGDELQRRGVLYAPDYAVNAGGVMNVSLEIDGYNRERAMRMMRTIYYNLGRIFEISKTQGVPTYKAADRLAEERIDAIGKIKLPSMGNHGPRFAGRMRGQ from the coding sequence ATGATTTTCGAAACCATCGCCAAAACGGGTCACGAAGAAGTCGTCTTCTGCCATAACCAGGACGCCGGCCTCAAGGCCATCATCGCGATCCATAACACGGTGCTGGGCCCCTCGCTCGGCGGCCTGCGCATGTGGCCGTACAAGAGTGAGCAGGACGCGGTGAACGACGTGCTGCGCCTGTCGCGCGGCATGACCTACAAGAACGCCGTGGCCGGCCTGAACCTGGGCGGCGGCAAGGCCGTGATCATCGGCGATCCGAGCAAGGACAAGTCTGAAGCGCTGTTCCGCGCCTTCGGCCGCTTCGTCAACTCGCTCAACGGCCGCTACATCACGGCCGAGGACGTCGGCATCGACGTCAACGACATGGAATACGTGTTCCGTGAAACCGAATACGTGACCGGCGTGCACCAGGTGCACGGCGGTTCGGGCGACCCGTCGCCGTTCACCGCGTTCGGCACCTTGCAGGGCCTGATGGCCGCGCTGCAGGTCAAGCACGGTAACGAAGACGTGGGCAAGTACAGCTACGCCGTGCAGGGCTGCGGCCACGTGGGCAGCGAGTTCATCAAGCTGCTGCGCGAACAGGGCGCCAAGGTGTTCGTCACCGACATCAACAAGGATGCCGTGCAGCGTTGCGTGGACGAGCTGGGCTGCGAAGCCGTGGGCCTGGACGAGATCTACGACGTCGACGCCGACGTGTACTCGCCGTGCGCACTGGGCGGCACGCTCAACGAGCAGACCATCGACCGCATCAAGGCGAAGATCATCTGCGGCGCGGCGAACAACCAGCTGGCCACCGACGCCATTGGCGACGAACTGCAGCGTCGTGGCGTGCTGTACGCGCCGGACTATGCGGTGAACGCAGGCGGCGTGATGAACGTGTCGCTGGAAATCGACGGCTACAACCGCGAGCGCGCGATGCGCATGATGCGCACGATCTATTACAACCTGGGCCGCATCTTCGAAATCTCGAAGACGCAGGGTGTGCCGACGTATAAGGCCGCTGACCGTCTGGCTGAGGAGCGCATCGACGCTATCGGCAAGATCAAGTTGCCGAGCATGGGCAACCATGGTCCGCGCTTTGCTGGTCGCATGCGCGGTCAGTAA
- the yccS gene encoding YccS family putative transporter: MLNSLTLRWRRLRGSDRYAECLRVLLALGGAVAWCFGTGRAEEVVSILLGVIACALAETEDHWRNRLTTLLLTLTCFAISAFAVQWLFPYPLLFAVGLPLSTFALVMLGAASERYATVAGATLLLAVYTMICADQARIGPWWYQPSLLLTGAAWYGVLSLLWSLLAPQQAVRLSLARLFDALADYLEGKAALFTPVHGVDREAMQWSLAMQNERVVEAMNDTRLMLVDRIGARRPRGQTAERLQLYFLAQDIHERISSAHYPYDALAESLFHSDVLFRCEHLLRLEAGTCRRRADAMRLRTHPRTNADSEASVRDLQDALIALREQAHPPAAHLLRSVDALVRNLTAIQQRLANDTFEELPTNKRERVLQDPAPQSLGDAWDRIRMQLTPRSFRFRHAIRLALALLVGYAVLHAVHPKHGYWILLTTLLVCQPSYGATRLRLAQRVAGTVAGLVLGWATLQLVPFGPWQMLLIVISGVTFFAARLRRYTTATTAITLFVVLCFNQVGSGYDAMLPRLLDTLIGTAIAALAMRWVLPDWQGRRFDDVLADMVRTDARYLEQIIRQYASSRRDDLDYRIARRDAHNASAALSAVLANMLREPGQHQRGTETLLRFLSAAHLLLGQLSALGVNRAAIASPAASEAVTKAGKTTVDALAQLGDALANGLTAQDSTDDTALLEPLAAHIDDETARFVLGQLMQVLVQRDRLAELANTLNPA, translated from the coding sequence ATGCTCAACTCCCTCACCCTCCGCTGGCGCCGCCTGCGCGGCTCCGACCGATACGCCGAATGCCTGCGCGTGCTGCTCGCATTGGGTGGCGCAGTAGCCTGGTGCTTTGGTACCGGCCGCGCCGAGGAGGTGGTATCGATCCTGCTTGGCGTCATCGCCTGCGCGTTAGCCGAAACGGAGGACCACTGGCGCAACCGCCTGACTACGCTGCTGCTGACGTTGACCTGCTTCGCCATCTCGGCCTTTGCCGTGCAATGGTTGTTTCCCTACCCCCTTCTGTTTGCCGTGGGTTTGCCGCTATCCACGTTTGCGCTGGTCATGTTGGGCGCGGCAAGCGAACGCTATGCCACGGTGGCGGGTGCCACCCTGCTGCTCGCCGTTTACACCATGATCTGCGCGGATCAGGCCCGCATCGGCCCCTGGTGGTATCAACCCTCGCTGCTGCTCACCGGTGCCGCGTGGTATGGCGTGCTTTCTCTGTTGTGGAGCCTGTTGGCACCACAGCAGGCGGTGCGTTTGTCGCTTGCGCGGCTATTTGATGCGCTTGCTGATTACCTTGAAGGCAAGGCTGCCTTGTTCACGCCGGTTCACGGCGTCGATCGCGAGGCGATGCAATGGTCGCTGGCGATGCAGAATGAACGTGTGGTCGAAGCGATGAACGACACGCGGCTGATGCTGGTCGACCGCATTGGCGCGCGGCGCCCGCGTGGTCAGACGGCAGAACGCCTGCAGCTGTATTTCCTGGCGCAGGATATCCACGAACGCATCAGCTCGGCGCACTATCCGTACGATGCGCTCGCCGAATCGCTGTTCCATAGCGACGTACTTTTCCGCTGCGAACATCTACTGCGACTGGAGGCAGGGACTTGCCGGCGGCGCGCTGATGCGATGCGTCTGCGCACCCATCCTCGAACGAATGCGGATAGCGAAGCATCCGTGCGCGACCTGCAGGATGCGCTCATAGCGCTGCGCGAGCAGGCGCACCCACCCGCAGCACATTTGCTTCGCTCCGTAGACGCACTGGTGCGCAATCTGACCGCCATCCAGCAGCGACTGGCCAACGATACGTTCGAGGAACTGCCTACAAACAAGCGAGAACGGGTGCTGCAGGATCCCGCGCCTCAATCGTTGGGCGATGCATGGGACCGCATTCGCATGCAGCTCACGCCGCGCTCGTTTCGCTTTCGCCACGCGATTCGTCTGGCGCTGGCACTGCTGGTGGGCTACGCCGTGCTGCATGCGGTGCATCCCAAGCATGGTTACTGGATCCTGCTGACCACCCTGCTGGTTTGTCAGCCAAGCTACGGCGCCACGCGCCTGAGGCTGGCCCAGCGCGTGGCGGGCACGGTCGCTGGCCTCGTGCTCGGTTGGGCCACGCTCCAATTGGTGCCGTTTGGCCCATGGCAAATGCTGTTGATCGTTATTTCCGGCGTGACATTCTTCGCCGCCCGCTTGCGTCGCTACACCACGGCAACGACCGCCATCACTCTGTTTGTGGTGCTCTGTTTCAACCAGGTGGGCAGCGGATACGACGCGATGTTGCCTCGCCTGCTCGACACACTCATCGGTACCGCGATTGCCGCACTCGCTATGCGATGGGTACTGCCCGATTGGCAAGGTCGGCGTTTCGACGACGTACTCGCGGACATGGTCCGCACCGACGCGCGCTACCTTGAGCAGATCATTCGCCAATACGCCAGCAGCCGCCGCGACGATCTCGACTACCGCATCGCGCGTCGTGATGCACACAATGCAAGCGCAGCGCTCAGCGCCGTGCTCGCCAACATGTTGCGCGAACCCGGCCAACATCAGCGCGGTACGGAGACACTACTGCGCTTTCTCTCCGCCGCCCATCTCTTGCTTGGCCAACTTTCCGCGCTTGGCGTGAACAGAGCAGCCATCGCCTCACCAGCCGCCAGCGAAGCTGTGACCAAAGCGGGCAAGACCACGGTGGATGCATTGGCACAGTTGGGAGATGCGTTGGCCAACGGTCTTACCGCGCAGGACAGTACCGACGATACCGCCCTGCTGGAGCCACTCGCTGCGCATATCGATGATGAAACCGCTCGGTTCGTGCTGGGCCAGCTGATGCAAGTCCTCGTTCAGCGTGATCGACTCGCTGAACTAGCTAATACGCTGAATCCCGCCTGA
- a CDS encoding isovaleryl-CoA dehydrogenase, with translation MRPFPLGEEIDLLRESVHAFSEKEIAPRADHIDRDNLFPADLWRKFGDMGLLGITIPEEYGGTGMGFLAHMVAMEEISRASGSVGLSYGAHSNLCVQNIFHNGNEAQRRKYIPKLCSGEYVGALAMSEPGAGSDVVGSMICKAEKKGDVWVANGSKMWITNGPDADVLLVYMRTAPRPAGSRCMTAFIIEKGMKGFSTAQKLDKLGMRGSNTCELVFEDCEIPEENIVGEVNEGVRVLMSGLDTERLVLSGGPIGLMQAALDISLPYVRERKQFNAPIGTFGVMQAKIADMYTALQSSRGFAYMVAQQFDNNVKSRIDPAACLLNASQNAVKVTLEAIQTLGGNGYINEFPAGRLLRDAKLYEIGAGTNEIRRMLIGRELFHGKA, from the coding sequence ATGCGTCCGTTCCCGCTGGGTGAAGAGATCGATCTGCTGCGCGAAAGCGTGCACGCGTTTTCGGAAAAAGAGATCGCGCCCCGCGCCGACCATATCGACAGGGACAACCTGTTCCCCGCCGACTTGTGGCGCAAGTTTGGCGACATGGGACTCCTGGGTATCACCATCCCGGAAGAGTACGGCGGCACCGGCATGGGCTTCCTCGCGCACATGGTGGCGATGGAGGAGATCTCGCGCGCGTCCGGCTCGGTCGGTCTGTCCTATGGCGCGCATTCCAATCTGTGCGTACAGAACATCTTCCACAACGGCAACGAAGCGCAGCGACGCAAGTACATCCCGAAGCTGTGCTCAGGCGAGTATGTGGGCGCGCTGGCGATGAGCGAGCCGGGCGCCGGCTCCGACGTGGTCGGCTCGATGATCTGCAAGGCGGAGAAGAAGGGCGACGTATGGGTCGCCAATGGCTCCAAGATGTGGATCACCAATGGTCCCGACGCCGACGTGTTGCTGGTCTACATGCGCACCGCGCCGCGTCCCGCTGGCAGTCGCTGCATGACGGCCTTCATCATCGAGAAGGGTATGAAGGGTTTCAGTACCGCGCAGAAGCTGGACAAGCTCGGCATGCGCGGCTCCAACACCTGCGAACTGGTGTTCGAGGATTGCGAGATCCCCGAAGAGAACATTGTCGGTGAAGTAAACGAAGGCGTACGCGTATTGATGAGCGGCCTCGACACCGAACGCCTCGTGCTATCGGGCGGCCCCATCGGCCTGATGCAGGCGGCGCTGGATATCTCCCTGCCCTACGTGCGCGAGCGCAAGCAATTCAACGCACCCATCGGCACCTTTGGCGTGATGCAGGCGAAGATCGCCGACATGTACACCGCACTGCAAAGTTCGCGCGGTTTCGCTTACATGGTGGCGCAGCAGTTCGACAATAACGTGAAGTCGCGCATCGATCCTGCGGCGTGCCTGCTCAACGCCTCGCAGAATGCGGTGAAGGTGACGTTGGAAGCGATCCAGACGCTGGGTGGCAATGGTTACATCAACGAGTTCCCGGCGGGTCGCCTGCTGCGCGATGCGAAGCTTTATGAGATTGGTGCGGGCACGAATGAGATTCGCCGGATGTTGATTGGGCGGGAGTTGTTTCACGGGAAGGCGTGA